The genomic stretch ACTACGTCCGTGAAATTTATGACGGACTGCGCGCCGTCTGCGTGGCTTCACGCGACAACAAACCAATTGGCGACAAGATGATCATGAACGCCGCGTTCCTGATCCAGAAGGCCCGTGAGGCGGAGTTTGACGCCGCTGTAAACAAAGTCGCGCAGAAATTTGGCGACCGCCTGAATTTCAAGTACACCGGCCCGTGGCCGCCTTACAACTTTGTGAATATCCGCCTGAAATTGGAGCGCGGCGGACAGGGGTAAGCTTTTGTTTTTGGATCCCGAGCGTAGCGAGGGAACTCTATAGCCATAAAGGCTCATACGGATCGGTTCATATTTCCAAAATGTATTGATAACGATAGGGACCCCTCGCTTCGCTCGGGGTCGCAGAAAAGAAACGGCACACTATGCTCTTAATCGACGATCTGCTCTTCGCGCCCTTTTCCGGCTGGAACTTCATCATGCGCACCTTGCTGAAGGTAGCGGAAGAGCAGTGGACGGACGACGCTCCTCTCAAAGAGCAACTCCTGCACCTGCAGGTCGAGTTGGAAGAAGGCTCCATCACAGAAGAGCAATATCTTGAAGCCGAAGCGGCCATCCTGCGTGAAATCCGTGAGGTCCAGCGCCGCAAGATCGAGCTAGCCGGTGGCGATCCTGACCAGTTTGAAGGCGGTATTTCCGGCTCTGCCGTCCAGGAAGGTTCTGGGGCTTCAATTACCTGGGACCCCAACGAGAGCGGCGAAGAATAATCTTAGCGAGCTCCCGCGGAAAATGTCTGCTTTGAGGCACGTCACGCTTGTCTTGCATCCCGCAATCATCTTCAAATCGCGCCCAATAAAAATGGGCCGGCATTTCTGCCGGCCCAAGGTTAGGTAACGTTCAAGATTTTAGAAGGTGAACCTTGCTCCAAATTCACCCGTGAAAGCCCGCGGCAGTGTGCTGCTCGTGGGGTTAATAAAGTCGCTAGGTGTATTGAAGTTGGTACCAACTGTGTTAAAGAAATCATTTCCATAGTTGGCATGGTTGAACAGGTTGAACCCCTGGAACGCAAGTTGCAGGTTGCGGTTTTCACCCAGTTTAATGTTCTTCGCCACGCGGGCATCCATGTTGAAGTATGGGTCGCCGCGCAAGGAGTTGTAGGGAGCAAGGTGGCAGTTGCCTGAGTAGTAGCACTGCACCTCCGGCAAGGTTGGGTTGGCGGGATTCAGGGCCTTCGCAGCGTTAAGCTCAGAGGCCAAATTGTTCGGATCGCTATTCGTCACGATCAGAGCCCCAGCGTCGCTGCCGCCGCCCAGGTTCAGCATATTGTTCCCCGCAATAGCGTTAAATGGACGGGACGATCCCGCCTGAAGAATTGGAGAGAATTCCATATTCCAGGGCAGGTGTGCTGTTGCAGCCAATGTGAAATGATGCCGTTCGTCATTGAACGCAGGTCCGAACTCGGCAGGAGAGAGCGGGTGCTGCGGATCACGAGGATAGTAGCGGAAAGAGCCGCCATCCTGGTTATACCCAACGGCGCGGGCCAGCGTGTAATTGGCGATCAGGTCCATCTTGTGGAAACCACGCTGACGGAAGCTGATGTTCATGCCGTCGTAGCGCGAACGCCCGCCAGAAGTTTCATCGCGGACGCTGCCCAGCACCGGTACACCCGCCGCTGTGAACGCGGCGTCGAGAGGACGGAAAAACCCGCCGGGAGCGCCGGTTCTTTTTGTAGTGGTAATGTTATTCGGGTCGACGGGAATATTGGGATCGAGGTTGATCGTCTTGTTCTGGTGCAGACCAAGCACGTGTACGTACTCGGCTTCAAACACTGTCTTGGAGTTGATCGACCAGGTATATCCGCCGTTGAACTCCTCGGTCACGGGGTTGCGATAGTTCGGGTCCATGATTCTGCCTGTTGCACCGGCAGCCAGCGTTCCAGAGGGCGCCGGAATTGTTGGCAGAGGATCAACGCCAAAACGCCAACTGCTCAGCGGAATGCCTGTGCCGGGCACGATGTCCGTGCCGGAAATGGCGAATGCCGTCTGGAAGATGGTGGCATTGGCCTGCTGCTCCATGAACAACGGGATGTTCTGGAAAGTGTTGCCATAGTACATTCCGAATCCACCGCGGACAATGTGCTTGCCTTGGCCGTTGAGATCGTATGCGAAGCCGAAGCGCGGGCTGAAGTTCTTGCCGTAATCAGTCGCCTTTTTGGCCACCAGTGACGCTGCCAGAGGGCTGAAAGGCGCGGCCGCCTGCAGTTCCTGGAAGGTGCGGCTGTCGGAAATCTTTGAGCCGCCGATGAAGTCGAAGTCCTTGTCATAACGAAGACCAAGGTTCAGGGTTAGACGCGAGGTCGCCTTCCAGTCGTCCTGTAAGTATAAGCCGAGCTGTTTCGCATCCTTGATGATGAAGGTCGGATCGCCCACAGCGATGCTCATTCCGCCACCAATGCCATTGCCGGAGATGAGACCCGGAGTTGAAAATCCTTGCGGGAAGAAAGCCGGACCGCAACCAGGCTGGCCGGCGCCTGGTCCAACACCGAGAATACAGCTGGGGTCCTGGCCGAAATCGATCTCCAAAGTTGGATTGAATTCGAAAAAGCCACCCATAAAGGGCGTAAAGATGTAGTCGATTCCAGTCTTCAAAGTGTGCCGCCCAATTGTCTTGCTCAGGTCGTCTTTGAATTGGTATTTGCGCTGAATCGAGTTTTGCGGAACGTTGGTATTGGTGCCAAACTGCTCACCGCTAAGGAATGTCACAAGAGGAACACGTTGATTGCTGTCAATCAGGTTATTCCAATACTGGAAACCAATCGTAGCTTGGTTGATCAACGTCGGCGTAATTGAAGAGTTTAGGGTGACGTTGGCAATCTGCATGTGGTTTTTTGTGAAGTTGCCGGCCGTCAGGTCCAGCGTGCCGTCGCTCTGGTCGTTCAGGCTGTTGTTCGCCTGCGTAGCCACAGAGAGGTAGGCGCTGTTTTTCGTATTGATCGTCCAATCCATTTTTCCCGCAATACGGTTTTCAAAGAACGGCGTCGGAATAATTGCGGCTGCCTGCGCTCCTATCGGGGCTGCCAGAGTCAACTCAGTAAATGCGAACGGAGCCTCAGATTTCGAAGTATGCTCGCGTTGACGCTCCATGGCGAAAAAGACGAACAATTTGTCTTTTTTGATTGGTCCGCCAATGGATCCGCCAAACCATTGCCGCGAATAAGGCGGATTTGAAGACTTAAAGCCACTGGGAGACGTGGTATCGGGCTGCGTCTGGTCCGCGTTGAGGGCCTGGTCGCGGAAGAATCCGAATGCCGATCCATGGATGCTGTTCGACCCAGATTTTGTGATCACATTGATGGCGGCGCCTTCGGAGCGGCCATTCACTGCGGAGAACCTCTGTGTCGAAATCTGGAACTCCTGTACTGCTTCAGCCGGAAGCTGCATTACAGGTCCACCGACCGTATTATCTTTGTTGTCAATGCCGTTGACGGTGACGTTTACGTTGCGTCCACCTTCGCCATTCACTGACAGAATTGCATAACGGTTCTTGGTTGGATCATAGGAGTCTGCGGCCTTCACTCCGGGAGAAAGATATGCAAGGTCGGCGATATCGCGGCCGATCAGCGGCAGGTCCGTAATCTGTTCCGGGGTGATGTTCGTGCTTACGTCAGTTTTTGTCTGGTCAACCAGCGGCGCGGCTGCTGTCACTTCCACTGTCTCGCTTACCCCGCCTGGGACGAGCGAGAAGTTCTGCGTCAACGTCCTGCCGACAAAGACTTCCAGGTCCTTCGTTTCCGCCGCCGAGAATCCATTTGCC from Terriglobia bacterium encodes the following:
- a CDS encoding gas vesicle protein GvpG, whose translation is MLLIDDLLFAPFSGWNFIMRTLLKVAEEQWTDDAPLKEQLLHLQVELEEGSITEEQYLEAEAAILREIREVQRRKIELAGGDPDQFEGGISGSAVQEGSGASITWDPNESGEE
- a CDS encoding TonB-dependent receptor is translated as MNSKRWLCFAVMSCLVLLSATLFGQATSNATLQGTVTDKNQAVIKSAEVTITNKATGAVRTVNTNDVGEYRADLQPGIYTVKAKANGFSAAETKDLEVFVGRTLTQNFSLVPGGVSETVEVTAAAPLVDQTKTDVSTNITPEQITDLPLIGRDIADLAYLSPGVKAADSYDPTKNRYAILSVNGEGGRNVNVTVNGIDNKDNTVGGPVMQLPAEAVQEFQISTQRFSAVNGRSEGAAINVITKSGSNSIHGSAFGFFRDQALNADQTQPDTTSPSGFKSSNPPYSRQWFGGSIGGPIKKDKLFVFFAMERQREHTSKSEAPFAFTELTLAAPIGAQAAAIIPTPFFENRIAGKMDWTINTKNSAYLSVATQANNSLNDQSDGTLDLTAGNFTKNHMQIANVTLNSSITPTLINQATIGFQYWNNLIDSNQRVPLVTFLSGEQFGTNTNVPQNSIQRKYQFKDDLSKTIGRHTLKTGIDYIFTPFMGGFFEFNPTLEIDFGQDPSCILGVGPGAGQPGCGPAFFPQGFSTPGLISGNGIGGGMSIAVGDPTFIIKDAKQLGLYLQDDWKATSRLTLNLGLRYDKDFDFIGGSKISDSRTFQELQAAAPFSPLAASLVAKKATDYGKNFSPRFGFAYDLNGQGKHIVRGGFGMYYGNTFQNIPLFMEQQANATIFQTAFAISGTDIVPGTGIPLSSWRFGVDPLPTIPAPSGTLAAGATGRIMDPNYRNPVTEEFNGGYTWSINSKTVFEAEYVHVLGLHQNKTINLDPNIPVDPNNITTTKRTGAPGGFFRPLDAAFTAAGVPVLGSVRDETSGGRSRYDGMNISFRQRGFHKMDLIANYTLARAVGYNQDGGSFRYYPRDPQHPLSPAEFGPAFNDERHHFTLAATAHLPWNMEFSPILQAGSSRPFNAIAGNNMLNLGGGSDAGALIVTNSDPNNLASELNAAKALNPANPTLPEVQCYYSGNCHLAPYNSLRGDPYFNMDARVAKNIKLGENRNLQLAFQGFNLFNHANYGNDFFNTVGTNFNTPSDFINPTSSTLPRAFTGEFGARFTF